One window of Papaver somniferum cultivar HN1 chromosome 9, ASM357369v1, whole genome shotgun sequence genomic DNA carries:
- the LOC113312956 gene encoding putative F-box protein At3g58860 yields MAKKNRKIVRRDEMDHTSNLPDDLLVIILSLVPTEQAITTSFLSHRWKFFWNLLPELDFDYASFCKSFGIVLEHSKKERFRGFLDFVDYVFTHHQVKHLYRLRFGFDISRHKNYAFDKNYSSEVRRLFRFPMRRNCSTLDLQFLNLITPCLYPTYHGMYTLPPCKTLPYQSVIQWKLTNCKLTIYKGNSFLSVKIAKFTVVELRKKSVYDLVSKCPCLEELHLIRCKLPSSSFKLNSPESNLKCLVLQQSEAKDRMLNTRDNEHELLCKLLQDLCNVEVLTLCYQNLECNTAVKVPEVGILYDMSKKNRKIVRRDEMDLISNFPDDLLARILFLVPTEQAVTTSFLSQRWKSLWNLLPELDFDYVSFCKSFGIVLEHRGKELFRGFLEFVDYVFIHHQVKHLHML; encoded by the exons ATGGCAAAGAAGAATCGGAAAATTGTGAGACGAGATGAGATGGATCATACAAGTAATTTGCCTGATGATTTGTTAGTCATAATTTTGTCTCTTGTTCCAACTGAACAAGCTATTACAACTAGCTTCCTATCCCATAGATGGAAGTTCTTTTGGAATTTACTTCCTGAGCTAGACTTTGATTATGCTAGCTTTTGCAAAAGCTTCGGTATTGTGCTCGAGCATAGTAAAAAGGAGCGGTTTCGTGGGTTCCTTGACTTTGTGGATTATGTATTTACTCACCATCAAGTAAAACATTTGTATAGGCTTCGATTTGGATTTGACATTTCTAGGCACAAAAATTATGCTTTTGACAAAAATTATTCTTCGGAAGTTCGTAGGTTGTTTAGATTTCCGATGAGACGTAATTGTTCGACACTTGATTTGCAATTTTTGAATCTTATAACACCGTGCTTATACCCAACATACCATGGAATGTACACTTTGCCACCATGTAAAACCTTACCATACCAATCAGTAATCCAGTGGAAATTAACTAACTGTAAACTTACAATCTATAAGGGTAATAGTTTTCTCTCGGTTAAGATTGCAAAGTTTACAGTTGTCGAGCTACGGAAGAAGTCAGTGTACGATTTAGTCTCTAAATGTCCATGCCTCGAAGAATTACATCTAATTCGTTGTAAACTTCCATCATCCTCTTTCAAGTTAAATTCTCCAGAATCAAATCTCAAATGTTTAGTTTTGCA ACAGTCTGAAGCGAAAGACAGAATGTTAAATACTAGAGATAATGAGCACGAGTTGCTTTGCAAGCTACTGCAGGATCTCTGTAATGTTGAAGTTCTCACACTTTGTTACCAAAATCTCGAG TGTAATACTGCAGTCAAAGTACCAGAAGTTGGTATTTTGTATGATATGTCAAAGAAGAATCGGAAAATTGTGAGAAGAGATGAGATGgatcttataagtaattttcctGATGATTTGTTAGCCAGAATTCTGTTTCTTGTTCCAACTGAACAAGCTGTTACAACTAGCTTCCTATCCCAGAGATGGAAGTCCTTATGGAATTTACTTCCTGAGCTAGACTTTGATTATGTTAGCTTTTGCAAAAGCTTCGGTATTGTGCTTGAGCATCGTGGAAAGGAGTTGTTTCGTGGGTTCCTTGAGTTTGTGGATTATGTATTTATTCACCATCAAGTAAAACATTTACACATGCTTTGA